In Oryctolagus cuniculus chromosome 18, mOryCun1.1, whole genome shotgun sequence, the DNA window atccatttatttgaaagtcagagttacacagaaggagaggcagagagcggtcctccatccgccggttcactccccaattggccaaaatggccagagctgcaacgatataaagccaggagccaggagcctcctccgtgtctctcacgtgagtgtaggggcccaaggacttgggccatcgtttactgctttcccaggccatagcagagagctggattagaagtggaacagccaggaccgaactggtgcccacaggggatgctggcactgcaggtggtggccccacccaccacaccacagcaacagccccctGGGCATAGTAAGggttgtcttttaaaaaacaaacacatgggttggtgctgtggcccagtaggttaacaccctggcctgaagcgctggttcggcactggttcgagacccggctgctccactttccatccagctctctgctatgacctgggaaaatggtagaagatggcccaagtccttgggcccctgcacccacataggaggccagaaagaagctcctgcctcctggctccggattggtgcagctctggcttttgcggcaagctggggagtgaatcatcggatgaagacctctctctctctctgcctctcctttctctgtgtaactctgactttcaaataaataaataaatctaaaacaaaacaaaacaaaacaaaaacacatacaaacaggagctgggccgatctgaagccagaaaccagtagtttccaccgggtctcccatgtgggtggcagattcccaggtacttgggtcatcttcctctgctttcccaggccattatcagggagctagattcgaagtggaacagccagcacacGAACCAGCAGGCACTATGAGAATCTgaggtcacaggcagaggctttacatgCTTcgtcacaaagctggcccctagcACCAATTGTTAAAGTTCACTCATGTGACAGTGTGTATCAATACTTCAGTTCTTTttataattgaatattttattgtCTGGATATACTACATTCTGTTTATCCATTCTTCTAGTAATGGACATTTGGGTCAGTTTACTTCTTGGCTATGTGAGTAATGCTGCTATTAACATCtgtgtacaagtttttgtgtggctgtgtgttttcatttctcttggctaTGTACCTGGGCATGGAACTGCTGAGTCATAGTCTAGGGCTGTTTACTGGAGTCTGCTTCAGAGGCAGTATGTTGGCTGCGGCCCCACATGCTTCCCCTGGCCATGGCCTTGCCTGTCCCTCATTTATCACAGCCATAACAGATTTGGCTCCCTCCTCTAAGAAGACTCTACTTGAACAGTCATAAGTGTGGTCATCCTtagtttttttatcttttttaaaagttaaaactaATACTTGgagatttttataatttaaatgtaatttaatgGTCATAAAAGTACactgaagaaaaatcagaaaatatagtATCAAAGAAAAACTGCCCATAATATCACACCTTAGAGATAAATCATTATAAATATTGTGATGCACATCctgctgcagttttctttgtacATATATACTTTCAGATCCGAATGAGCTCATTTTTTATCTTCTAAGTCATTCCTGAAACATTATGGATGTCTTTCCACATTAAAAAGTTCAtcaataagatttaaaaaaaacgaAATCACTTAATTTCCTGCTGCCAGGTATTTCaagcttcatttttcattttttaacattatttttgtaCAAACCTAAATATCTGAGTACCTTCTTTTCTTTGCGATGGACTCCTAGAAGCTGAACTGGATCAGAAtactgaagacttttttttttttttttttttttttttttttttttttgacaggcagagtggacagtgagagagagagacagagagaaaggtcttcctttgccgttggttcaccctccaatggccgccgcggccggcgcgctgcggccggcgcaccgcgctgatccgatggcaggagccaggagccaggtgcttttcctggtctcccatggggtgcagggcccaagcacctgggccatcctccactgcactccctggccacagcagagggctggcctggaagaggggcaaccgggacagaatccggcgccccgaccgggactagaacccggtgtgccggcgccgctaggcggaggattagcctagtgagccgcggcaccggctagaATACTGAAGACTTTTAAGACTCTTTGGAGCCCCTCTCAGACCACTTGCTAGACTGCCTCCAGCTGAGCCCTCCCCCCTTGTCCTCTTACCTCCCGAGCAGTGCTCTCTGCATGGCTTCCTGGCTGTATGGGCACTTCCCAATGACCACAGCTGACAGGTAGATGGGCTCTTCCAGGAAGTGCATCAACAGCGCACCTTGACAACCCAGGACATTCCATCGGGCGACCTTGTCACTGCAGGACATGGAGCATGTCCTGTCTCCACGGCCTGGCTTCACTCGGAGCAGCCCCACCTGGTGATAGGCAGCACCAGGCTGCCCTGAGTCCCCAGCTTCTCCAGGCACACACTTGGCTCCAGTTCTGTAAACGTCCACCACTTTGGCGCCCCTATGGTCCATTCCGGTGACAGTGGCTGATCTCTCTGCAGTGCGATTAGAACTGCTAACACCTGGTGGGAATGAGCTACTTTCCTGCTTGCCACAGGGAGCTGTACCATTGGCTGCCTCCCTAATGGGAGCTCCAGGTTCGAGCCTCATCTTTTTAGATACAGGACTGTCAGGACTGTCAcatctccttttattttctggagACTCTGGGTTAACGCTGGCTTCTAATGATGAGTTGTTGGCCCAATCTCTGCTGATAGGACAACAAGGCTGTTCTTCAAACTCAAGCATTGGAATAATGGATGCATCACCACCTGCAGGAGAAAGAACTCCTtaaaccagtggttctcaaagtgagGTCCCTAGAGCAGCCCTATCAGCAACCCTTGGGAACCTGTTAGACATACACATTTTTGAGATCCACAACAGACCACTGAACTAGAAAGTGTGGAGGTGAGGCCCAGTCATGTGTTTTAACAAGCTGTCCGAGAGATTCTGATGTAAGCTCGTTTGAGAATCGCTGTAAATGAAGTTCCATCTATTCTCTCAGCAGACCCAAGATGAGTTAAGAGGGCACACACATTTCTCTAGTAACGATCTTCTGGGACACTTGCTGCAGATTCTTTCCTGGACCCAGAACGCTGGAATTTCTAGAGAAGAGAGGTctaaaaaattgaatatttaaacaaagatttcaagtcattcttttttttttttttttttttttttgacaggcagagttagacagtgagagagagagagacagagagaaaagtcttccttccattggttcatctcccaaatggccactacagttggcgcaccacgccaatccgaagccaggagccaggtgcttcctcctgatctcccatgtgggtgcagggccaagcacttgggccatcctccacttccctcccgggccacagcagagagctggactggaagaggagcaaccaggacagaaccggcgccccaaccgggactagaacccggagtactggcaggattagcctagtgagctgcggcgccggcctcgtcATTCTTATTACACAGAAGTTTAGGAGACACTGGATTAGACAGGTTTTTTGACAATTTGGGTCACATAATTCTTTGCTGTGGAGCTCGTGTGTACATCATAGGACATTTAGCAGCCTCCTGGTCTCTAACGGGAGATACCAAGAGCATTCCCAAGTCTGATAAACAAAAACTTTCAGATGTGTCACATGTCCCCACAGGAACAGAACTGTCCCTAGCTGAGAATCACTGATTAAGAAGCAaggttttcccaagtgcattttgCGGAATCCTATCCAACAAGATGCCTTGGAAAACACAAGCGCACGGTttatttcttggttaaatttggCGAACACTGTGTTCAAATATCCCCATCTTAGAGATTTTAAGATGTATATCCTCACAGAAAAGACTCTGCAGTAAAGTATACAACCTGGTCTAAACCAGTGTTTCTAAAACGTCCAGTGTCTCCCTGTGCTGGTATAGACTTCCAATCCACTCTGTGCTTATAGTGAGCCAAGGAAACGCAGACAATAGTGTGAAGCACAATCCTCCCTTGAGAAGCGAGCTGTTTCTTCACAAACTAACTTAAGATGTGGTACTTTTAAAAGCATGTAAATAATACATCTCTAGTCCTTATAACCTCCGAGTGGGAAGGGCAAGAGATGAAGAGGGAGTGTTGCCAGGAGACTGGCTGGCTGGCTTCCAGAGACCTCACAGAGTGACAGTGACTTCTGAGAGTTTGCTGGTGCTCACCTCCCACTTCACAGGTTGGAGATCAGATCTTGACAGAGTGCCTGAATCCAAGAGGCTGACTCACACCAATAAAACTCACAAGTGGGAGTCTGATGTAGCTAATCAAGGCATCAAATTATTAATTAGTAATGAAAAGTAAATTCTAAGGGAACAGAAAATCAAATTCTCTAGTTAGTATGCTTTTTTCCACAGGGACAGCCTAAATTAAAAGATCCCTCAAGGGAGCCACATCAGTGGTTTCAGATTTTGGTTTCATGGACCACCAAAATTTCCAGAAGTTTTTAAGACCAAGAGAAGGCTGCcaattttttattatatcaaGTTGAGATTTTCAAAAGTCCCATTAGGGACCAGTATtatggtgcagccagttaagccattacttgcaatgccagcatctactggagtgctggctcaagtcccagcacatccgcttcctgttcagctccctgctaatgcacctagaaatcCAGCAAAAGATAGTccaacttgggcccctgacacccacgtgggagacccagatgagttccagactccggctttggcctggctcagacctggttattgtggccatctagggagtgaaccagtagatgcaagatcttgttctttttctgtctctccctctttctctctgcctttcaaataaataattcttttttcaaaagtaccaactaggctggcgccacggctcactaggctaatcctccgcctgcggcgccagcaccccgggttctagtcctggtcggggcgccggattctgtcccggttgctcctcttccattctagctctctgctgtgaccagggagtgcagtggaagatggcccaagtgcttgggccctgcacctgcaagggagaccaggagaaacacctggctcctggctacggatcagtggggtgcaccggccacagcggccattggggggtgaaacaacggaaaaaggaagacctttgtctctgtctctctcactgtccactctgcctgtcaaaaaaataaaataaataaataaaagtactaaTTAATcccatttgaaaaagaaaaatttcataacCTTTAAAGTAAAGGAAATTAATGTTGAAAAACTTACCATGTagtcttgatttttcttgttttaccaggaacttcctcagatCAGCAGGTCCGTGGGCAACTACTTTTAGTCTACTTAGGCCATCAGGCTGTGATCCCAGATGCACTAAATCCACAAGATGATGCTGACCTGTGGGACCACCTGGCTATGCAAAGTGTGGCCCACAGACCAACATCACTGAAAACACCTGGAAGTTGGTTAGAAATGCGTAACCTGAGGCCTCACTCAAGACTCACTGAATCTGAGTCTGCGCTGTAACAAGACCCCAGTGTGATCTGTGCATTTCACAGTTTCAGAAGCACTGACTAGGAAGCATCCATCTGTTTGGCGCAGGGCACCCACTACTAGGAATGGGGCAAGGAAGAGCCCTGTCTACCTCCATCATTCTTCTGGCCTTCAACTCTGAACCAATTCTTTCTcgtatttcttctttcttaagctatgatattattttcaattttagttACCATCAAATCTTGACAGttattctttttaagaattatttatttattttcaaaggtagaattctagagagggagagacagagacagagagaaattccatccactggttcacttcccaaatggccacaaaggccagggtgggctgatctgaagccaggagccagaagcttcttccaggtctcccacatgggtctctagacttgggccatcctctgctactttcttaagtgcattagcagagagctgtatataagtggagcagccaagactcgaactggccccaatatgggatgcctgcactgcagcggcagctttactcactaagccacagtactAGCCCCTATTCTCTTTCTTTATAGTGAATATTTATCTCTGTTCTAATTACATGTATTAGTTTTAAAGTTTAATATAATCTTATATCcttatttcaaagtttttaagTGAGGAAATATTACAGCCATTCCTGAGTTGTTATCTGTAAAAGGTGGggattattttcaattttcaagaaaggaaaacagggaaCAGAACTGAAAAACAGGATAGAATTGATCCTCTTGAGTAGATCTGACTCTCTTGCCTTAAACAACTCTAATACCATCCTCTTATAACTCATCAGAATTAACTTTGTGGCTATCCACATTCCCTAAAAGTCTCTATAAAGGTAAGCAATGTGCTAGTCTCATTCACTGCTGTATATCCAGTATGTCATACTGTACCTGACAAgtagtagaaaatattttttaatgagtGAGTGAATAAGTTTCAGGACAAGTCACTGTAATAGGATTCTGGAATGAGATGcttgctcttggcttcacatACTGCCAGGTTTCAGCCTTAGACTTCCCAGTCCTGACTGTGAGAACTGAGTAACAGCATCAAGACTCTGCACCCTCTGCGTTGCCCTGTGCCTTCCCTTCAGTGGAGAAGCGATTAGGTACACTGGCTACGTCCCCAAAAAGGCCCTGTCACTAGCTGCAGCTACACTTCAGCCAgagtggtttttcttttctttcttcgaGAAATGCATCTATGGATaagacaaacataaaaaatagatGACGCAATATTAATCCAAAGGCCTGATTATACTTACAGGGCGTGTGGctggagaaaaacacaaaagagaGGTCTGGTCTGAGTTTCCACAGTCCTCTCTGCGTTCCTGGGACAAAGATACTCCCCTCTTCCATTGCGGCTGCCATGTGCAGCTGATAGAGAAGATACCTGAAGTTGCACGACAAGATGAAAATGAAGAACTGATGACTGAGTGACTGCAGCTCAATGGGACAGGCAGTGATCTGAAACTATGAGCATGATTTCGACCAATGATTCTCAAAGTGTGGGCCCTCTACCTGCAGCATCAGCGTCACCTGGGAATTTGGCAGAAACGCAATTTCTCAGGCTCCACCCTGGATCTGCTGACTCAGAATCCATGGAAATGGACCCAGAAATCTGGAGTGTAAAGGACCTGCCAGGTGATTCTATGATACActcaagtttgagaagcactagCCTAAGCCACAGCATTATTAGAAGTGAAGTTCACAGAGTACTTAATCTGTACTACCTGGGTACTTATTAGCAATGCAGGTTTTGTGGCCTCACCCAAGACATGCTGAACTGGATTCTCACGGGATGCAGCTTTACCTCTGGAAACTCCTTTTGGCTATGATTTCCGCATGGCTATCATTGAGGATGTCTCCTGGGGCAAAGACAAGACACACGGTGAAGACAAGTGGGACCTGGACAGGCCCTGTTTCTAGACGCACAACAAAACAGGCCTCCCAGCACCCACGATGGCCAGATAGCTACCAGAGGCCTCGGCCAGAAGTGTAGCGATCATCACTGGCACTGAGTCTACAGCAGGGTGTAACTCAGCCCTGCAGATATTTTAGGACAGAATGTTCTTCGTTGTGGGGTCTATTCCATGTGTTTCAGGACACTGAACAGCATTGCTGGCCTCTACACATGAGATGCCAACAGTACTTCCCTCCCCCCAACTTGTGACAAAAATGTTTCTAGACATTCCAAAACATCTCATGGTGTGCTGACTTATTTtcagttgagaaccactgatttaCAGAAAGATCTGAAAGAGTGAAGTCCAGATCGTTTGTACCCTGGTAGCAACTCCTGCTCATGGGGATAAAATTCCATTTAATTCAGGCTACTGTGTTCTTGAAACAGCTCCCTCATATACAGGAGACAAGGCTAAGGGAAATGAAGGAAGCTGACAACAGGAAGCAGAGTCAAGATCCAGGATCCCTAAGAAATTTCCACATTCTTGTTGGTGCCCAAAGCTCCATTTAATTTCAGATTCCCTTCCTTTCTGGGGTTTTGAATTCACTCAATTTGCATCCTCTACTTGCTATAGATCCTAAAGTCTTCCAGACCCAACACAGCTAGCTTCAGTTCATTCAGGAGGCCTGTTCCTAGAGCTCTTTGCTTTGCTGGTGGAGTTTCATTCTGGAAATGAGTACTGTCATTCCAATTGGAAAAACAGTCAGTAGGAAATGCAATGTCAGTCACCCTAACCAATAGGGCCCCTTTTCCCAAAGTGAAAAGGTTAACCTGGACACTGGTTTCTAAGGCTCCCAGAGAGACAGTGTTTGCTTAGATCCCCTCCTGTGCTTACCGCTCTTTCTCATTTTGGACTGGCCTATGCACTTCGTTCCTGTTCCCATTGAGACAACTTCCTTTgtcactgaaggaaaaaaaaaaaaaaaaaaacaaaaaacaaatcattAAGTGAGCTCTCGGAGGCTAAATATTCCCCAGCATTCAGCTTATGTCTACATATTCCTCCGGTAGACACAACAGGGCTGCAGTTCCAGCATGGTGGTCCCGGGGCACCTGGCAGACAGCAGGGAAACGGTCCTAATGTTGTAATCAACATCCTGCCCACAACTGTTCCTGTACAGTAGTGCATAATTCTACCATCACTGACAGACAGACGGAGAGGTCCAAGGAGAACAGATCTCACCTTGCGCTGGTTTACCAGGGGTGTCACAGGCCTGGCCAGCTGCAGACTGTATCTTCACTATGGCTGCCAACAACGTCCACTCGCGATTTGGCTCAGGTTTCCCCTGCTTGGGCAGCCTGACCCCATAGTGCTCATAGCATAGCTGAGCAATCTCGTCAGCGGTCCACATGGTCAGAGTTGGTACTGAGGCCTTGATCAGGAGTCACAACCATCAGAAGTACTGAAAGGGGAACCAGTGTGATCAGGAGTCACAACCATCAGAAGTACTGAAAggggaaccagtggaagatgcTGCTCTCACACCAGGGCTTCGACAGTCTTTCAAATGCAGCCCGACTGTTCTGATTGAGTGTCCTCTACCTTCACCTCCATGGAATCATTTTCCACTACCTTCCTGTCACCTTTCCATCTTTAATGAAAAAGCAAAGAAGCCCTAAATCCCATCAACCCCAGGAGGCACctcattttttcaagatttttaaaaatgttagataGCTGACAAATCTGTATCAAATCTGAATCTTACTCTACACAAGGGCATGAGAAGGAAGCACCCCCACGCTTGGGAAAGAGCAAACACAGAGTTGCAGACTTCAGCTTGCTTCAGATAGACCCTCACCATCCAAGGTTTTTCTTCACGAATAGTTGTCCTTTTCTACCCTCCTTTTGAGGcactttctctcctttccctatGGAAGAGtggttttctctgtctccctctaataAATTCCAACCAAGAAGTTCCTTACAGGTCAAGTGTTCTCCTTTTCACAGGAGTCATGCTTAAGGGTATGGGCTTTCGAGTCACCCTTCTGGGGCCTAATTCTAGTTCTGCCACTAATTAACCCTATGTGACCTTGATTACCAACTACTCTACATCTGTTTAAATATGGCTGGGGTGGGCGTCCAGTCTAGCAGTTAGCCTGacaggatgcccacttcccaaaATGGAGAACCTGGAtttgggttctggctcctgactccagctcctgctaacgcagacctggaaggcagtggtgatgactgaagtagttAGGTcttgccacctacacgggagaccaggattgagttctcaactcccagcttcagcccagcctatgcccagcctttgtgggcatttaaaATGAACCTGTATAcagaagctctgtctctcaaaaaaaataataatctaataGTAATAATATCTAATCTATTGGAGTTCTtgtgaagattaaaaaataacagcaaattCTATGATGTTGAGTAATTAACATCAACTGTGATTAACATgacaaaaataacatttaatttactttgaggtacttggtggtggtgggagggcagAGCAAAAGGACTATAACTGGCAAATTAgaaacatgaattaaaaaaaaaaaaccaaattagGCAGATCAGACCTTAAAGAGGCTTAGGACACTTTACTGGAAACTCTCCCACTCCTGGCTCTGTATCACCACTCACTAGACTCATCCTAACCTCATGTGGTCTCAATTATATCCAAAGCCTCTTGGTAGAAGATGAGATCATGTGGCAATGGGCAGAGCTAAGCActgtaaccaaaaaaaaaaagtttgcagacCTCAATGCACGTCACTTTTGAAAGACCCTTCCACACTGAGACCCGTGCATTACAATGTGCAGGCCTGAAACTGCAGTAAACGGTAATACTAAGACCATGgggatttaaaacaaaaatctggcAGGAACTGACAGAAACTGTGACTTCAAAATCAGAGAACCGGAAGTCGTCTTGCATCtcttagaacaaacaaaaaacattctgGGAGGCACCCCCAAGCGGTGAATTTTAACGAGGGCAGGTATCCGGCCACCAACCAGATACTAAACCAGAGAAGCACCACGCACGCTATCAACTAGCAGCCCAGCAAGGCCGACTCTCCCAGGAGAAAGGACTCCCTGCCACGAAGCAGCCCGAAGCAGTCATCTCGTTCAGGCAGTCGACTGAAGGAGGATGCAGCTATTGCCATGAACGAATCCTGTTTCTGCCATCCCGAGTCCATCAGAACCCAAGCCTGCGCTCCCTCCTAGATCCTGAGGGACTTCTCCAGAGAAAGCACCGCACCTGTCGGCCCACAGGACCGCAGTGCCAACAGCCCTGACCAGAAAAGTCAAGTCGGCGGCCAGGCGGAACCGCGGCTTTAGCGGGGCTCCCCGAGGCACAGCCCTCTTGGCCACTCGCGAGCTCGGGGCGGGCCCTCCAACAAGGAGAAAAGCCAGACGGGGCACTAAGGGAGCGGGCTGGGGACAACGTGAGCGCCCGACTCACGGGGTCCCGCGGCAAGCGCTGGCCGCCAGAGCACTCCACGCACGCGGTGGCTGCTGGCACTTCCGGGGACGGAGGGAACTTTCCCACGAGACACGCGTCCGGGAAAGTCCTGACATCATTTTCCCACATGAAATGGGCTCGGCAAAGTCATACCACAGGTTCCTGACTCGGGGCCGGGACCCGCTACCCCAACACACAAAACGCCCTCCCACCTCCACGCCGAGGGAACCAGCCTAACACTGGGGTCGCGGAGACGTGACGTACAAAGAGGCCGTCCCTTCCGGGCGCGCGCAGTGCACGCCGGCCCTTGTAGTCTTcggtgggggcggagccaaggcCGCGGTACTGGATCCGAGTCTGGGATCCTCTTGGTGGTGTATTTTGCGATGCTCACAACAGGCTGAGGGGCCGCCTGTCGGGTTAGAGGTAGTTTCAAATGGAATGATGTATCTAGTAACACTACTCTGAACTTTCGAAACAGTGCCGCACAATAGAAATAATAAgtcattttgtaatttaaaaatttctggtaACCCAAAAGATGTTCAAAAGAAATACGTGAAATTaattttgctcatttattttacttagacatatatatatatatacataaaaatctcATTTCAACGTGTAACCAGTGTTTTAAGAAATACTGAGGtattttacattgtttttttctaTCCTGTGTTTAAGACATCTGGTGTATATTTTAcatctggattcagatcagccacATTTCAAGCCGTCAATCGCCACATGTAGCTACTGTGGCAGAAGCACAGGAGTAATGCCTTCAGATTTCCAGGAATGGGTGGTATAGCACTCTGGGATAGTTCTGGAAACTCCACTCATCAGCAGTTGTTCACCTCAATTGCTAAAGAAGAGACAGTTCAGTTTTCTTATTATCTCCCAAAAGTTAAGAGGAGACAGAGTAAAGTTCTTAACTCCATCCTTCTCGTTATTACAGAGGAAAAGGGCCGTGGCCCTACTCCAAGGTTAAAGATCTGCTTGCTCCTCATTCCTGGTCCTCCCAAGTCTGTCTCTGAAAAGGCAGAACAGAttttccacgtgctggttcactccccaaatgcccacaacagccagagcttggttagcctgaagccaggagccagcagctccatccaggtctcccacatgggtggcaggaacccaggtactgagACGTCTCCTGCTCCCTAGGGTGCCCatagcaggaagccgggttggAAGCAGGACTCTGTCCTAGgcaggaatcccaagcagtgctttaacc includes these proteins:
- the ADAT1 gene encoding tRNA-specific adenosine deaminase 1 isoform X3; protein product: MAAAMEEGSIFVPGTQRGLWKLRPDLSFVFFSSHTPCGDASIIPMLEFEEQPCCPISRDWANNSSLEASVNPESPENKRRCDSPDSPVSKKMRLEPGAPIREAANGTAPCGKQESSSFPPGVSSSNRTAERSATVTGMDHRGAKVVDVYRTGAKCVPGEAGDSGQPGAAYHQVGLLRVKPGRGDRTCSMSCSDKVARWNVLGCQGALLMHFLEEPIYLSAVVIGKCPYSQEAMQRALLGRCQNVSALPKGFGVQELKIQQSDLLFEQSRYAVQARTTDNPGRLVPCGAAISWSAVPEQPLDVTANGFPQGTTKKRIGSLQARSRISKVELFRSFQKLLSSMAEDKWPDSLRARKLETYQEHKEAAAAYQEAWRTLRKQAFGPWIRNPPDYHQFK
- the ADAT1 gene encoding tRNA-specific adenosine deaminase 1 isoform X1, encoding MWTADEIAQLCYEHYGVRLPKQGKPEPNREWTLLAAIVKIQSAAGQACDTPGKPAQVTKEVVSMGTGTKCIGQSKMRKSGDILNDSHAEIIAKRSFQRYLLYQLHMAAAMEEGSIFVPGTQRGLWKLRPDLSFVFFSSHTPCGDASIIPMLEFEEQPCCPISRDWANNSSLEASVNPESPENKRRCDSPDSPVSKKMRLEPGAPIREAANGTAPCGKQESSSFPPGVSSSNRTAERSATVTGMDHRGAKVVDVYRTGAKCVPGEAGDSGQPGAAYHQVGLLRVKPGRGDRTCSMSCSDKVARWNVLGCQGALLMHFLEEPIYLSAVVIGKCPYSQEAMQRALLGRCQNVSALPKGFGVQELKIQQSDLLFEQSRYAVQARTTDNPGRLVPCGAAISWSAVPEQPLDVTANGFPQGTTKKRIGSLQARSRISKVELFRSFQKLLSSMAEDKWPDSLRARKLETYQEHKEAAAAYQEAWRTLRKQAFGPWIRNPPDYHQFK
- the ADAT1 gene encoding tRNA-specific adenosine deaminase 1 isoform X2, translating into MWTADEIAQLCYEHYGVRLPKQGKPEPNREWTLLAAIVKIQSAAGQACDTPGKPAQVTKEVVSMGTGTKCIGQSKMRKSGDILNDSHAEIIAKRSFQRYLLYQLHMAAAMEEGSIFVPGTQRGLWKLRPDLSFVFFSSHTPCGDASIIPMLEFEEQPCCPISRDWANNSSLEASVNPESPENKRRCDSPDSPVSKKMRLEPGAPIREAANGTAPCGKQESSSFPPGVSSSNRTAERSATVTGMDHRGAKVVDVYRTGAKCVPGEAGDSGQPGAAYHQVGLLRVKPGRGDRTCSMSCSDKVARWNVLGCQGALLMHFLEEPIYLSAVVIGKCPYSQEAMQRALLGRCQNVSALPKGFGVQELKIQQSDLLFEQSRYAVQARTTDNPGRLVPCGAAISWSAVPEQPLDVTANGFPQGTTKKRIGSLQARRPALSHRPQ